The following coding sequences lie in one Desulfurispira natronophila genomic window:
- a CDS encoding flagellar hook assembly protein FlgD encodes MPTNIASPIRNISNIDDLRSLQPDPPKQEMDKDAFLQLMITQLTNQDPTNPMDNSQMLAQSAQFSQLEQLTNMTDAIGKMVSMYEESMSFNAASYIGLETRVSGGNQVSIIGGQTENIEFKLPNDADGGVFITLYGPEGDYIDRLEVGALSKGNQSVAWDAHDAAGNVLPDGMYQFSIGAYDSDDMPMEGVETFSFGPITAVRNEDGRSIFQVNGQEYTLSELDSFYMPRSFAGDPQQGQQPPQQQPPTGGEEGYEDDAYEDETDMT; translated from the coding sequence ATGCCAACCAACATCGCTTCCCCCATTCGCAATATCAGCAATATCGATGACCTGAGAAGTCTGCAGCCGGATCCGCCCAAGCAGGAGATGGACAAAGACGCCTTTTTGCAGCTGATGATCACCCAGCTGACCAATCAGGATCCCACCAACCCCATGGACAACTCCCAGATGCTGGCCCAGTCAGCCCAGTTTTCCCAGCTGGAGCAACTTACCAACATGACGGACGCCATTGGCAAAATGGTATCCATGTACGAAGAATCCATGAGCTTTAATGCCGCCTCCTACATCGGCCTGGAAACCCGCGTTTCCGGTGGCAACCAAGTGTCTATCATCGGCGGCCAGACAGAGAACATTGAGTTCAAACTTCCCAATGACGCCGACGGTGGGGTGTTTATCACCCTTTATGGTCCAGAGGGCGACTATATCGATCGCCTGGAGGTGGGAGCACTGAGCAAGGGCAACCAAAGCGTAGCCTGGGATGCCCACGACGCTGCAGGCAACGTATTGCCTGACGGCATGTATCAATTCAGCATCGGAGCCTACGACAGCGACGACATGCCCATGGAGGGAGTAGAGACATTTTCCTTCGGTCCCATAACCGCCGTACGCAATGAAGACGGCCGCAGCATTTTCCAGGTCAATGGCCAGGAGTATACCCTCAGCGAACTCGACAGCTTTTATATGCCCCGCTCTTTTGCTGGTGACCCTCAGCAGGGACAGCAGCCACCCCAGCAACAGCCTCCAACAGGGGGAGAAGAAGGTTATGAGGATGATGCCTATGAAGATGAAACCGACATGACCTGA
- a CDS encoding alpha-E domain-containing protein, producing MLSRIAESLFWIGRYIERTENMARYADVQYYTSLDIPMPNRRQLVMESILSMYYCEKEYYERYRSLSEKSLFYFTALDENNPKSMLSAVTSARENARSIRESVSLELWENVNKFYHSVKTYSPENFRKQGIHELTKHSIEYCSMLQGFIDNSLPHGLTWSFLKIGIHLERSCQICRMFMTKLEDMEKLREAGMGEVIERLMLRTLLQSNSALDLSRRTYKWMLDMENVLDIMVLHQDFPRSLAFNLLQLRHHLFLLAGTNSPRRGTVEFEAGKISSYCRYLSVEEMQQTHLFDFFYDLLQQIHDIGTMLEQTYFEH from the coding sequence ATGCTCTCACGAATTGCCGAAAGCCTCTTCTGGATCGGGCGCTACATCGAGCGCACCGAAAACATGGCCCGCTACGCCGATGTTCAGTACTACACCTCGCTGGATATCCCCATGCCCAATCGTCGCCAACTGGTTATGGAATCCATCCTTTCCATGTACTACTGCGAAAAAGAGTACTACGAGCGCTATCGCAGCCTGTCGGAAAAGAGTCTGTTTTACTTCACCGCTTTGGACGAAAACAATCCCAAGTCAATGCTCAGTGCTGTCACCAGTGCACGGGAAAACGCCCGCAGTATTCGCGAGTCGGTCTCTTTGGAGCTGTGGGAAAATGTCAACAAGTTCTATCACTCCGTCAAAACCTATTCGCCGGAAAACTTTCGCAAGCAGGGTATACACGAACTCACCAAACACTCTATCGAGTACTGCTCCATGCTGCAGGGCTTTATAGACAATTCTCTGCCCCACGGTCTCACGTGGAGCTTCCTCAAAATTGGTATTCACCTGGAGCGCAGCTGCCAGATATGCCGTATGTTTATGACCAAACTGGAGGATATGGAAAAACTGCGGGAAGCCGGCATGGGTGAAGTTATTGAGCGACTGATGCTTCGCACCCTGCTGCAGAGCAACAGCGCCCTGGACTTGAGCCGTCGCACCTACAAGTGGATGTTGGACATGGAGAATGTGCTGGATATTATGGTCTTGCACCAGGACTTCCCCCGCTCCCTGGCCTTCAACCTTCTGCAGTTGCGCCACCACCTCTTTTTGCTGGCTGGAACCAACTCACCGCGCCGTGGCACCGTAGAGTTTGAGGCGGGAAAAATCTCCTCTTACTGTCGCTACCTCAGCGTGGAGGAGATGCAGCAAACCCATCTGTTCGACTTTTTCTACGATCTACTGCAGCAGATCCACGATATTGGAACCATGCTGGAGCAAACCTACTTTGAGCACTGA
- a CDS encoding sugar phosphate isomerase/epimerase family protein has translation MDIRTCALARRAYLFVLMEDPQHYPESPNGYEVLIDSDSLDRYQEDEIIAALKALGQRCQFLTFHAPFYDLNPGGLDSAVRQVSRERWLSTARIAHGVQPRTIVLHTGYSVAMYGRGFLYDHWREQTMESLSQLLSATGESTRLCVENVFEPDPVPLLDVVDGLNHPRLGYCLDVGHSRLFGDTGQRQWIDAMAKRLFELHLHDNHGEADDHLPCGQGTIDYAEILDTLQQHHLNPLLTFEVADQDAFEEAVQFLEHYPD, from the coding sequence ATGGATATACGCACCTGCGCCCTGGCCCGTCGCGCCTATCTCTTTGTTCTCATGGAGGACCCCCAACACTACCCAGAAAGCCCCAATGGTTATGAGGTTTTGATCGACAGCGATTCCCTGGACAGGTACCAGGAGGACGAGATTATTGCAGCCCTGAAGGCACTGGGGCAGCGTTGTCAGTTTCTGACTTTTCACGCACCTTTTTACGATCTCAACCCGGGCGGTCTGGACAGCGCGGTGCGACAGGTCAGCCGGGAACGCTGGCTCAGCACAGCTCGCATTGCCCATGGGGTGCAGCCCCGCACCATTGTCCTGCACACTGGCTATTCGGTGGCCATGTATGGCCGGGGATTTCTCTATGACCACTGGCGGGAGCAGACCATGGAGTCCCTGAGTCAATTGTTGAGCGCTACTGGGGAGTCGACACGCCTGTGTGTGGAAAACGTCTTTGAGCCAGATCCGGTACCACTGCTGGATGTTGTCGATGGGCTCAACCATCCCCGGTTGGGCTACTGCCTGGATGTAGGACACAGTAGACTCTTCGGTGACACGGGGCAGAGGCAATGGATAGACGCTATGGCCAAGCGACTCTTTGAGCTCCACCTGCACGACAACCACGGCGAAGCAGACGACCACCTGCCCTGTGGACAGGGCACCATTGATTACGCTGAAATACTGGACACCCTGCAACAGCACCACCTGAATCCGCTGCTGACTTTTGAGGTGGCTGACCAGGACGCTTTTGAGGAGGCGGTACAATTTTTGGAGCACTATCCGGACTGA
- the cysK gene encoding cysteine synthase A has translation MNVAYNVSELIGNTPLLKLGRMVPTTTHIFAKCEFMNPTASVKDRIGYSMIDDAISRGAKISSSTTIIEPTSGNTGIALASICASMGLSLVLTMPESMSLERQRLLRAMGARLELTPAELGMKGAVDRAEALSREIPESLILQQFNNPANPDIHRQTTAEEIWRDLDGQVDIFVCGVGTGGTLTGVGEVLKQRNPAVQVVAVEPATSSVLQGGTPGTHKIQGLGAGFVPSVLNTSIIDETISISDEDAIHTAREIANKEGVLVGVSSGANVHAAMQVARRRENKDKHIITILADGGERYLSTHLFT, from the coding sequence ATGAATGTAGCCTACAATGTCAGCGAACTCATTGGCAACACTCCACTGCTAAAACTGGGACGCATGGTTCCCACCACTACCCATATCTTTGCCAAGTGCGAATTCATGAATCCCACCGCGTCGGTGAAAGACCGCATTGGGTACAGCATGATCGACGACGCCATCAGTCGCGGCGCCAAGATCAGCAGTAGCACCACCATTATCGAACCAACCAGCGGCAACACCGGCATTGCCCTGGCCAGCATTTGCGCCTCCATGGGACTCTCCCTGGTACTTACCATGCCGGAATCAATGAGCCTGGAGCGCCAACGCCTGTTGCGCGCCATGGGAGCGCGATTAGAGCTAACCCCCGCAGAGCTTGGCATGAAAGGAGCCGTAGACCGGGCCGAAGCACTCAGCCGCGAAATACCCGAATCACTCATACTGCAACAGTTTAACAACCCTGCCAACCCGGACATTCACCGCCAAACCACCGCAGAGGAAATATGGCGCGACCTGGACGGCCAGGTGGATATCTTTGTCTGCGGCGTTGGCACCGGCGGCACTCTGACGGGAGTAGGTGAAGTGCTCAAGCAACGTAATCCCGCCGTGCAAGTTGTGGCCGTTGAACCAGCGACATCTTCCGTATTGCAGGGTGGCACACCGGGAACCCATAAAATCCAGGGCCTGGGGGCCGGCTTCGTTCCATCGGTGCTCAACACCTCCATTATTGACGAAACCATCAGCATCAGTGACGAAGACGCCATCCACACCGCCCGTGAAATTGCCAATAAAGAAGGGGTACTGGTGGGGGTCTCCTCAGGAGCCAATGTTCATGCCGCCATGCAAGTGGCCCGTCGACGGGAAAACAAAGATAAACACATTATCACTATCCTGGCGGACGGTGGCGAGCGCTACCTCAGCACCCATCTCTTTACCTGA
- a CDS encoding flagellar hook-length control protein FliK has protein sequence MIPQLLSLDNFPLLQKADKGMGTPFQAKEDSFMGLLFNTLKSGGNEKNSSLLSGGQQQAREVLQEIKEGLEPILDSLNISGRVLRQFSEADVMTPQFSLALQEVMNQANFPADSLDRALYQEIMDFNTMMIGDGGKRELTPQQLKDLTLLTEKFSAHQAKDDSEANNYHHLERSLLFGALLQQAEKQEQPAELLIQDLLAESEEPDQWLDFLSRELSKVDEELQKALQLVEKLQQHYQQQKQPVPEVLDKLQQSLRNISHLMEEAHASAGPNATEQEQLQAVIQALLSDEARQQMESLQQLFSESRSAEQQSLLQVLQQLHQDPRTAQTAQDLTRSIVAIGQQTQVLTGGRSGTHGNPHTQQRITSASPRTLEHLLERLNSQGSSASKAEKDPQALLKAQNDENSRNNARHNEMARALQDKAQEGKQGEALSAMQQALRDGAMGLDPKPQVAGREILQVNNPYASETGGSNLSGQGQNAQSFGGQQSFFGGQPQGGQTGQAQQMSGEQFAQRANLNQVIEQIVSRVNVSQRGSIKTITVSLKPEVLGKVHIRLSLENSQLVGRMMVENDALRQRMESNMGSMREAMNNMGLRLERFEIVQPPQSGSHTADQNGQFQENLNQARSENGQGQGNGSPTPHRGEAPPGADNPENEEDASLLAVTNDNLDVTI, from the coding sequence TTGATTCCCCAGCTCCTGAGCCTCGACAACTTTCCCCTGCTGCAAAAAGCAGATAAGGGAATGGGGACCCCCTTTCAGGCCAAAGAAGACAGCTTCATGGGACTGCTCTTCAATACCCTGAAAAGCGGGGGCAACGAAAAAAATTCCTCATTGCTTTCTGGCGGCCAACAGCAGGCCCGGGAGGTGCTGCAGGAAATAAAAGAAGGCCTTGAACCCATTCTGGACAGCCTGAACATTTCCGGACGGGTGCTTCGGCAATTCTCAGAAGCCGATGTCATGACCCCACAATTTTCCCTCGCCCTTCAAGAAGTCATGAACCAGGCCAACTTTCCTGCCGACTCTTTAGATCGCGCCCTGTACCAGGAAATCATGGACTTCAATACCATGATGATTGGGGATGGGGGAAAACGTGAGCTCACTCCACAACAACTCAAAGACTTAACCTTGCTGACAGAAAAATTTTCTGCGCACCAGGCAAAAGACGATTCGGAAGCCAACAACTACCACCACCTGGAACGCTCCTTACTGTTTGGCGCCCTGCTGCAGCAAGCAGAAAAGCAGGAACAACCTGCTGAGCTACTCATCCAGGACCTGCTGGCAGAATCAGAAGAGCCGGACCAGTGGCTGGACTTTTTGTCCCGTGAGCTGAGCAAAGTGGATGAAGAACTGCAAAAGGCGCTTCAACTGGTAGAAAAACTACAACAGCATTACCAACAGCAGAAGCAGCCCGTGCCGGAAGTCCTGGATAAACTTCAACAGAGCTTGCGAAACATAAGTCATCTTATGGAAGAAGCCCATGCTTCAGCTGGCCCCAACGCTACAGAGCAGGAACAGCTGCAGGCGGTTATCCAAGCACTGCTCAGCGATGAAGCCCGACAACAGATGGAGTCACTGCAACAGCTCTTTTCTGAGTCCCGGTCAGCGGAGCAGCAGTCACTGCTGCAGGTACTGCAACAACTTCACCAGGACCCCCGCACCGCCCAGACCGCTCAGGACCTGACACGATCGATCGTGGCCATTGGCCAGCAAACCCAGGTTCTTACCGGAGGACGGAGTGGAACTCACGGCAACCCACACACTCAGCAAAGGATAACCAGCGCCTCACCTCGAACGCTCGAGCACCTGCTGGAAAGGCTCAACTCACAGGGGAGCAGTGCATCCAAGGCAGAAAAAGATCCTCAAGCTTTACTCAAAGCCCAGAATGACGAAAACAGTCGCAACAACGCTCGCCACAACGAAATGGCTCGAGCCCTGCAAGACAAAGCCCAGGAAGGAAAGCAGGGTGAAGCACTCTCTGCTATGCAGCAAGCACTGCGGGATGGAGCCATGGGCCTTGACCCCAAACCCCAGGTGGCGGGACGCGAAATCCTGCAAGTCAACAATCCCTATGCCAGCGAAACCGGTGGCAGCAACCTGAGTGGTCAGGGACAGAACGCCCAGTCGTTTGGTGGTCAACAGTCATTTTTTGGCGGGCAGCCCCAAGGAGGGCAAACTGGCCAGGCTCAGCAGATGAGCGGTGAACAGTTTGCTCAGCGAGCCAACCTCAACCAGGTCATTGAGCAGATTGTCAGCCGGGTCAATGTTTCCCAGCGCGGCTCTATCAAGACCATAACCGTCTCTCTCAAGCCGGAGGTTCTCGGAAAGGTACATATTCGCCTCTCCCTGGAAAACTCCCAACTGGTGGGACGCATGATGGTGGAAAACGATGCCCTGCGCCAACGCATGGAGAGCAATATGGGCAGCATGCGAGAAGCCATGAACAACATGGGCCTACGGCTGGAGCGCTTCGAGATAGTTCAGCCCCCCCAGTCCGGCAGCCACACGGCCGACCAGAATGGTCAGTTCCAGGAAAACCTGAATCAGGCCCGCTCGGAAAATGGCCAGGGGCAAGGGAATGGCTCTCCAACGCCCCACCGGGGAGAAGCGCCTCCCGGTGCAGATAACCCGGAAAATGAGGAAGACGCATCACTCCTTGCTGTGACCAACGACAACCTGGATGTAACCATATAA
- a CDS encoding prepilin-type N-terminal cleavage/methylation domain-containing protein, with protein MFGALSGLRNQPCRGVTLVELLAAMVIATIVAGISFAFLVFVAEGFGTGSDAMEQMDRSRQAMGILEGAYANAIPGSVEVEPHRLRFLHSAHRGRIQHVEDGEVFDLTVPSGGYRQFVVNIDSSFDRLAVADYAFTGRQSATFGNTSRLDFIVPRLCPVTAPSDFPAAPCVSQVAQLNHYSIQLTDNHLPLYPGLPYFLADAHFEVILQNGTLWLHICHSHSGAWHCSNPDSLVLLPHVHELEFRAVGAGRVLANLKAGKDVALPVSFILRSRENW; from the coding sequence ATTTTTGGAGCACTATCCGGACTGAGAAACCAACCCTGCCGGGGTGTCACCCTGGTAGAGCTGCTGGCGGCCATGGTAATTGCTACTATAGTAGCCGGTATCAGTTTCGCTTTTCTGGTCTTTGTGGCTGAAGGTTTTGGCACGGGAAGCGATGCCATGGAGCAGATGGATCGCTCCAGGCAGGCAATGGGAATACTGGAAGGTGCCTACGCCAATGCTATTCCCGGATCGGTGGAGGTAGAACCGCACCGTCTGCGTTTTCTTCACAGTGCCCACCGGGGAAGGATCCAGCATGTTGAAGACGGTGAGGTTTTTGACCTGACGGTGCCATCCGGGGGGTACCGTCAGTTTGTCGTGAATATTGACAGCAGCTTCGACAGGCTGGCAGTGGCGGACTACGCCTTTACGGGCCGTCAGAGTGCCACGTTTGGCAACACAAGTCGCCTGGACTTTATAGTTCCCCGCCTGTGCCCAGTCACAGCTCCTTCAGACTTTCCCGCAGCACCCTGTGTCAGTCAGGTTGCTCAACTCAACCACTACTCTATACAGTTAACCGACAACCACTTACCCCTTTATCCGGGCCTGCCCTATTTTCTGGCAGATGCGCACTTTGAGGTAATATTGCAAAACGGTACATTGTGGCTGCACATCTGCCACAGTCACAGCGGTGCATGGCACTGCAGCAACCCCGACTCCCTGGTACTGCTCCCCCATGTGCATGAGTTGGAGTTTCGTGCCGTGGGTGCCGGGCGTGTGTTGGCAAATCTGAAAGCCGGGAAGGATGTGGCTCTTCCCGTCAGTTTTATACTGAGATCCCGGGAGAATTGGTAA
- a CDS encoding SRPBCC family protein — MHELRREITLDVPQETLWDFIATPRNLNLLTPPELDFQILSHLPPVMHNGLTIHYRIQVPPFGTYNWLTEIKHIHEGISFVDEQRLGPYRLWYHFHHIESIGPDKTHMIDHVTYALPFGPLGKIVHRIKVAKMLKGIFAYRRQKLLELFPSASS; from the coding sequence ATGCACGAATTACGCCGCGAAATCACCTTGGATGTCCCCCAAGAAACATTATGGGACTTTATCGCGACTCCCAGAAACCTCAACCTGCTAACACCTCCAGAGCTGGACTTTCAAATACTCTCCCACCTGCCCCCAGTCATGCATAATGGCCTGACCATTCACTACCGCATACAGGTGCCGCCTTTTGGTACCTACAATTGGCTCACCGAAATCAAGCATATACATGAAGGCATATCCTTTGTGGACGAGCAGCGCCTGGGCCCCTACCGCCTCTGGTACCACTTTCATCACATCGAAAGCATAGGGCCAGACAAAACCCATATGATTGATCACGTCACCTACGCACTCCCCTTTGGGCCCTTGGGAAAAATCGTCCACCGGATCAAAGTAGCCAAAATGCTCAAAGGTATCTTCGCGTACCGGCGCCAAAAGCTACTGGAGCTCTTCCCCTCAGCATCTTCATAG
- a CDS encoding flagellar hook-basal body complex protein yields MLQSMYAGVSGLVNHQRGMDIIGNNISNVNTFGYKKSRAGFSDVMSISIGGSGVNPMQVGIGTKVNSTNMTFQQGGIEATNKVTDMAISGRGFFVVNDGSSNFFTRNGNFIFNKEGKMVTPDGLAIQGRMATQDQHGDYRIDPTTVVSDIQIPVGIKSPAQATSLIEMGGNLNAEAMGTILRTPGMRTAADGAVDLADLYNEQGNGMTILDDQSVIFKSHATALTHLGNAHNSADDSLRIVDNETFQVTVTKDGNQTTETFRYRPSAINEYSDNGIPRDFDPNDNSFTTLGGLARKLETRFGGQIQSVDVVEGQLRVTARESMDLSIESSSVPSNTRFNNLISSLNGQYNANGVKRSGEFFFQEQYNKGQDFNTLEDLTSRLQGSMQNVSATSRAYMGDVDVFGFNDANDRIRLSMEVRGQTITHEYYYSTATNPQAADTTGSGGVDEFAKPFSTLDELIMQINSDFAPGNYTSTIQAGDTVDAEDGLRLAERLAPGTEIVNNSGDEMRIYDGTKDPNGLYRSITLEAGWSVEIDATDPNLVRIYDGGVQQGDPVDFSFRQGVLIPEGAQVDTDFSAYTVGVGVGGGAEGTIPTSSMNLIRAYNDGGRLSFANTAGFDLGNMQISYSGTNIGNDKAVNEHLDNLAGDFIFGSDPKKSDQLGGRITYDNNHDGGFSLHKMGFKDVNDAISIVTGDIGGVPQVATFIYDPEGIHGNQSDAGAYYFSSLDELVAIVNTTEKSAGGTFEDITLTINEHGTLSFEHAGGAGSLDPADFRAIDYFGTQSAGATTAPGAHFDISFRRPGQTDPVDITVDATTFPATDNPMDYIAQQIQTEIINAGVTGFTVSWTGKDFAFRNPSTGGVSELNVEINSGVDQEYQDLLNPLFEPLSRTVFAPGVEARTLQIGMEKPISYVGRDINLRYQLNDAAGGPFSDMDMAAAQTESGILRAPINHSITGAEIITSSARLNQSLGLPDSLLAGSRATSERFLSNASEDTKVARLYNTKGTNLGLGTNDRISLSAKLGMGDEFSSSLSVNNNLGQSDTTLGDLAYALQQSLNLHNDKGVEVASDGSLIIHGDDGEHYDIMDLKLSAPGNPIFNAITTSLSVEQRASGGYHSATIPIIDSESFEHSVVFEFYKDPDPRNVNQWTWKAKVPEPAEITGGAGSLALPEGSITFNQDGGLEMMIGAPLYIVPNNGANPMELTIDMGSHGGGFDGFTQYASRSETTKQRQNGFKEGTLEDYAIDESGTVFGQFSNGQSRELAQVILADFTNPQGLSKVGNSLYSATNASGQANYAAPDSAGFGSIISNSLEMSNVDLSMEFTQMIIVERGFQANSRIISTSDSMIQEVLNMKR; encoded by the coding sequence ATGTTGCAATCCATGTATGCCGGTGTATCCGGCCTTGTCAATCACCAGCGCGGAATGGACATTATCGGTAATAATATCTCCAACGTAAACACCTTTGGCTACAAGAAGTCACGGGCCGGCTTTTCTGATGTCATGAGCATCAGCATTGGCGGCAGTGGCGTCAACCCCATGCAGGTGGGTATTGGCACCAAAGTCAATTCCACCAATATGACCTTCCAGCAGGGCGGGATCGAAGCCACCAACAAAGTCACCGACATGGCCATCTCCGGCCGGGGCTTCTTTGTTGTCAACGACGGCAGCTCCAACTTCTTTACCCGTAATGGCAACTTTATCTTCAACAAAGAAGGCAAGATGGTCACCCCCGACGGTCTGGCCATCCAGGGCCGCATGGCCACCCAGGACCAGCACGGTGATTATCGCATTGACCCCACCACCGTGGTAAGCGACATCCAGATCCCCGTGGGCATCAAGTCGCCCGCGCAAGCCACCAGCCTTATCGAGATGGGGGGCAACCTGAACGCCGAAGCCATGGGTACGATCCTGCGTACGCCGGGCATGCGCACCGCTGCCGATGGCGCTGTCGACCTGGCCGACCTCTATAACGAGCAGGGCAACGGCATGACCATTCTCGACGACCAGTCGGTGATTTTCAAGTCCCACGCCACCGCTCTAACCCACCTGGGTAATGCCCACAACTCTGCCGACGACAGCCTGCGCATTGTGGACAACGAGACCTTCCAGGTGACCGTTACCAAAGACGGCAATCAAACGACCGAGACCTTCCGCTACCGCCCCAGCGCCATTAACGAATACAGCGACAACGGCATCCCCCGGGATTTCGACCCCAACGACAACTCCTTTACGACCCTTGGCGGCCTGGCCCGCAAGCTGGAAACCCGTTTTGGTGGCCAGATCCAGAGCGTCGATGTGGTTGAGGGTCAGTTGCGAGTCACCGCCCGGGAAAGCATGGACCTGAGCATCGAATCCAGCAGTGTTCCCTCCAATACCCGCTTCAATAATCTCATCTCCAGCCTCAATGGCCAGTACAACGCCAATGGCGTCAAGCGCTCCGGTGAGTTCTTCTTCCAGGAGCAGTACAACAAGGGGCAGGACTTCAACACCCTGGAGGATCTGACCTCTCGCCTGCAGGGCTCCATGCAAAACGTCAGTGCCACCAGCCGCGCCTACATGGGAGATGTCGACGTCTTCGGCTTCAACGATGCCAACGACCGCATCCGCCTCTCCATGGAAGTTCGCGGCCAGACTATCACCCACGAGTACTACTACTCCACCGCCACCAATCCACAGGCTGCCGACACCACTGGCAGCGGTGGAGTGGATGAGTTTGCCAAGCCTTTCTCCACCCTGGATGAGCTGATCATGCAGATCAACTCCGACTTTGCACCGGGGAATTATACGTCGACTATTCAGGCAGGAGATACGGTTGATGCAGAGGATGGCTTGCGTCTGGCAGAACGGCTGGCACCAGGGACAGAAATTGTAAATAACAGTGGCGATGAGATGCGCATCTACGACGGCACCAAGGATCCCAATGGCCTCTATCGCTCCATCACCTTGGAAGCAGGTTGGTCTGTCGAAATAGATGCCACGGATCCAAATCTCGTGCGAATTTATGATGGTGGTGTTCAGCAGGGAGACCCGGTGGATTTCTCCTTCCGCCAGGGTGTATTGATACCTGAAGGCGCCCAGGTAGACACGGATTTTAGCGCCTACACCGTCGGTGTGGGTGTGGGTGGTGGTGCCGAAGGGACGATCCCCACTTCCTCCATGAATCTTATCCGGGCCTACAACGACGGCGGGCGACTCTCCTTTGCCAATACCGCCGGTTTTGACTTGGGCAATATGCAGATCAGCTACAGCGGAACGAACATTGGCAATGACAAGGCCGTTAACGAACACCTGGACAACCTGGCGGGGGACTTCATCTTTGGTAGCGATCCCAAGAAGTCCGACCAGCTGGGGGGGCGCATTACCTACGACAACAACCACGACGGCGGTTTTAGCCTGCACAAAATGGGCTTTAAGGATGTCAATGATGCCATTTCCATTGTAACCGGTGATATTGGCGGAGTCCCCCAGGTAGCCACCTTTATCTACGACCCCGAGGGAATTCACGGCAACCAGAGTGATGCCGGGGCCTACTACTTCAGCTCTTTGGATGAGTTGGTAGCTATTGTCAATACTACCGAGAAGAGCGCCGGAGGAACATTTGAGGATATAACACTCACCATCAACGAACATGGCACTCTGAGTTTTGAACATGCTGGTGGTGCCGGCTCTCTTGACCCTGCTGATTTTCGGGCAATCGACTACTTTGGAACTCAAAGTGCGGGCGCTACAACGGCACCTGGAGCTCACTTTGACATCAGTTTCCGTCGGCCGGGGCAGACCGATCCCGTAGACATAACGGTGGATGCCACTACATTTCCTGCAACGGACAATCCCATGGATTACATTGCGCAGCAAATTCAAACCGAAATCATTAATGCTGGCGTCACCGGCTTTACGGTATCATGGACCGGCAAGGACTTCGCCTTCCGCAACCCCAGCACCGGTGGCGTTTCAGAGTTGAATGTTGAAATTAACAGCGGAGTTGATCAGGAGTACCAGGATCTACTGAACCCCCTCTTTGAGCCCCTGAGCCGCACGGTCTTTGCACCCGGTGTAGAAGCTCGCACCCTGCAGATTGGTATGGAGAAACCCATCAGTTACGTAGGACGGGACATCAACCTTCGCTATCAGCTTAATGACGCTGCTGGCGGCCCCTTCAGTGACATGGACATGGCGGCGGCTCAAACAGAATCGGGCATCCTGCGCGCCCCCATCAACCACAGCATCACCGGGGCGGAGATAATTACCTCCTCGGCACGTCTCAACCAGTCTCTGGGTCTGCCCGACTCGCTGCTCGCTGGCAGTCGCGCCACCTCGGAGCGCTTTCTCAGCAATGCCAGCGAAGACACCAAAGTGGCTCGGCTCTACAATACCAAGGGCACCAATCTGGGCCTTGGTACCAATGACCGCATATCTCTGAGTGCCAAGCTGGGCATGGGGGATGAGTTTAGCTCCTCCCTCTCCGTCAATAACAACCTGGGGCAGAGCGACACCACCCTGGGGGATCTGGCCTATGCCCTGCAGCAGTCCCTCAACCTCCACAATGACAAAGGGGTCGAGGTGGCTTCGGACGGCTCCCTGATCATTCACGGTGACGATGGCGAACACTACGACATTATGGACCTGAAGCTCTCAGCTCCCGGCAACCCCATTTTCAACGCCATCACCACTTCCCTGAGTGTGGAGCAGCGGGCGTCCGGTGGTTATCACTCCGCCACCATTCCCATTATCGATTCGGAAAGTTTTGAGCACTCAGTAGTTTTTGAATTTTACAAGGACCCGGACCCCCGCAACGTCAACCAGTGGACCTGGAAAGCCAAGGTGCCTGAGCCAGCAGAGATTACTGGCGGAGCCGGCTCCTTGGCCCTGCCTGAGGGCAGCATCACCTTCAACCAGGATGGCGGCCTGGAGATGATGATTGGCGCGCCCCTTTACATCGTTCCCAACAATGGTGCCAACCCCATGGAGCTGACCATTGACATGGGTTCTCACGGTGGCGGCTTTGATGGCTTCACCCAGTATGCCAGCCGATCGGAAACCACCAAGCAGCGCCAGAATGGCTTTAAGGAAGGTACCCTGGAGGACTACGCTATCGACGAATCGGGAACCGTTTTCGGGCAATTCAGCAACGGACAGTCTCGCGAGCTGGCCCAGGTGATTCTGGCCGACTTCACCAACCCCCAGGGGCTCTCCAAGGTGGGCAACTCCCTCTACTCTGCCACCAACGCCAGCGGGCAGGCCAATTACGCCGCTCCCGATTCGGCCGGGTTTGGCAGTATCATCAGCAACTCGCTGGAGATGAGTAACGTGGATCTTTCCATGGAGTTTACCCAGATGATTATTGTCGAGCGGGGCTTCCAGGCCAACTCCCGTATCATCAGCACCTCTGACAGCATGATCCAGGAAGTGCTTAACATGAAACGATAA